Proteins encoded by one window of Blautia luti:
- a CDS encoding PadR family transcriptional regulator — protein MSSIDLVILGIVLEKPQSAYDIQKDVEYHHFPRWTKISVPSIYRKVLQLSEKGYLHSNIVKGDKFADKAIYSITDQGRAYFKELMAACAAGPVPLLFDFNVVITNLNKMDKAEALELVSTLRRSIQSSVEANEGYAREFADIPLVGRTIFEQQQLLYRALMEWLDHFEGQFLKE, from the coding sequence ATGTCGTCAATCGATTTAGTCATACTTGGTATTGTATTGGAAAAACCGCAAAGCGCTTATGATATTCAAAAAGATGTGGAGTACCACCATTTTCCACGATGGACAAAAATAAGCGTACCTTCTATTTATCGTAAGGTTCTCCAGTTGAGTGAGAAAGGTTATTTGCATAGCAACATTGTCAAGGGCGATAAGTTTGCAGATAAGGCTATTTATTCTATTACTGACCAGGGCAGAGCATATTTTAAGGAACTGATGGCCGCTTGCGCCGCTGGTCCAGTCCCCCTGCTATTCGATTTCAATGTGGTCATTACCAATCTGAACAAGATGGACAAAGCCGAAGCGTTGGAGCTGGTTTCGACTTTGCGCCGGAGCATACAATCCTCGGTTGAAGCTAACGAGGGCTATGCGCGCGAATTTGCAGACATTCCTTTGGTTGGGAGAACGATTTTTGAGCAGCAGCAGCTTCTCTATCGAGCCCTTATGGAATGGCTGGATCACTTTGAAGGACAGTTCTTAAAAGAATGA
- a CDS encoding MATE family efflux transporter translates to MNERNNKLELLGSAPIPKALMALGIPIMIGMLINALYNLVDAYFVSGLGKSQMGAISVVFPLGQVVVGLGLMFGNGAASYLSRLLGRGDKDTADKVASTALYSSILIGAIIILLSAIFLKPILVMLGATETIMPYALTYARIYVLSCVFNVFNVTMNNIVSSEGAAKTTMCALLLGAVLNIGLDPLFIYTLDMGVEGAAIATAISQKVSTLVYLTYVLRKKSVFSFSIKEFSPTRQMITEILKIGVPTLVFQLLTSLSIALINRASSNYGDSVIAGMGAVTRVTSMGTLVVFGFLKGFQPIAGFSYGAKKFDRLREAIKTSIIWSTSFCLVVGLVMAVFSTQIISQFTEGDNQMILVGQKSLFANGITFILFGFYTVYSSLFLALGKGAAGFFLGACRQGVCFVPVVLLLPMVWGMNGILYAQPIADVISVVITVFMALHLHRELSMAEKQAMSNSEI, encoded by the coding sequence ATGAATGAACGCAACAACAAACTTGAACTTTTGGGCAGTGCGCCTATCCCAAAAGCGCTGATGGCTCTCGGCATACCGATTATGATTGGGATGTTGATCAATGCACTCTATAATCTGGTGGATGCCTATTTTGTGAGTGGCTTGGGCAAAAGTCAAATGGGTGCTATTTCTGTCGTATTTCCGTTGGGACAAGTCGTGGTTGGTTTAGGTCTTATGTTCGGTAACGGAGCCGCATCTTATCTGTCAAGACTATTGGGACGCGGAGATAAAGATACCGCCGATAAAGTGGCAAGCACCGCATTGTATAGCAGTATTCTGATTGGTGCTATTATCATCCTACTTTCTGCGATTTTCCTTAAACCAATTTTGGTAATGTTGGGCGCGACGGAAACAATTATGCCGTATGCCTTGACATACGCAAGAATTTATGTGCTGTCCTGTGTTTTCAATGTATTTAATGTAACAATGAACAATATTGTAAGTAGCGAGGGTGCAGCAAAAACGACCATGTGTGCCTTGCTATTGGGAGCCGTATTGAACATCGGATTAGACCCTCTTTTCATTTATACTTTGGACATGGGAGTAGAAGGTGCAGCAATCGCCACAGCAATTTCGCAAAAGGTATCCACGCTTGTTTATCTTACCTATGTTCTGCGCAAAAAAAGCGTATTTTCGTTCAGCATAAAAGAGTTTTCTCCTACGAGGCAAATGATAACGGAAATTTTGAAAATTGGAGTTCCCACTTTGGTGTTCCAACTGCTAACAAGTCTTTCGATTGCGCTAATTAACCGCGCATCCAGCAATTATGGCGATTCGGTCATTGCAGGCATGGGGGCGGTTACGCGAGTTACTTCTATGGGAACTCTTGTTGTCTTTGGATTTCTGAAAGGGTTCCAGCCTATTGCTGGATTCAGCTATGGGGCAAAGAAGTTTGATCGCCTGCGCGAAGCAATCAAAACCTCAATCATTTGGTCTACAAGTTTCTGCTTAGTCGTAGGCTTGGTGATGGCCGTTTTTTCTACGCAGATTATCTCTCAATTTACTGAGGGAGATAATCAAATGATTTTAGTGGGTCAAAAATCACTGTTTGCAAATGGGATCACATTCATTCTTTTTGGTTTCTACACGGTTTACTCCTCTTTGTTCCTTGCCTTGGGTAAAGGTGCGGCAGGTTTCTTTTTGGGAGCATGTAGACAAGGTGTCTGCTTTGTTCCTGTCGTTTTGCTGCTGCCTATGGTATGGGGAATGAACGGAATCCTATATGCCCAACCCATCGCAGATGTAATTTCCGTAGTAATCACTGTATTTATGGCGTTACACCTTCATCGGGAATTGTCTATGGCTGAAAAACAGGCTATGTCCAATTCGGAAATATAA
- a CDS encoding PadR family transcriptional regulator: MATIDLIVLGILKKEPMSAYDIQKLVEYRNISKWVKISTPSIYKKAIQLEEKGLIRGEIVKEGKMPEKAIYSLTEAGEAEFERLMFEISGKPINIFLDFNAVIVNLDSLPPEKQKSCIAEIEENISTLKSYLEHNIQKKENEPSIPATGMAVLRQQYVLVEAIQAWIASLKKNIG, translated from the coding sequence ATGGCAACCATAGATTTAATCGTGTTGGGAATATTGAAAAAGGAGCCAATGAGCGCCTACGATATTCAAAAGTTAGTAGAATATAGAAACATATCCAAATGGGTAAAAATCAGCACTCCATCCATTTATAAAAAAGCCATTCAGTTAGAAGAAAAGGGGCTAATCCGAGGCGAAATCGTAAAGGAAGGGAAGATGCCAGAAAAAGCGATTTATTCCCTGACGGAAGCCGGAGAAGCAGAATTTGAACGGCTCATGTTTGAGATTTCTGGAAAACCTATTAACATTTTTCTGGACTTCAACGCTGTTATTGTGAATTTGGATTCCTTGCCACCTGAAAAACAAAAATCGTGCATAGCAGAAATTGAGGAAAATATTAGTACTTTAAAATCCTATCTGGAACATAATATACAGAAAAAAGAAAATGAACCCAGTATTCCCGCAACAGGTATGGCTGTTTTGCGTCAGCAGTATGTACTGGTGGAAGCAATCCAAGCATGGATTGCCTCATTAAAAAAGAATATTGGATAA
- a CDS encoding sigma-70 family RNA polymerase sigma factor, with protein sequence MKKINLREFYPDIYTTDFFVDVTEEVMETIRAAERAEAAYERKMYRYKAQYSLDCENGIENAILMKPQTPEMLLEEKQFQEQVYAAVMKLPEKQAKRSYARYYLGMTVNEIAEVEGVDPSRVRDSIRRGLKQLVKYF encoded by the coding sequence ATGAAGAAAATTAACCTTCGGGAATTTTATCCTGATATTTATACAACAGACTTTTTTGTAGATGTGACAGAGGAAGTAATGGAGACTATTCGAGCAGCTGAACGTGCGGAGGCTGCGTATGAGCGAAAGATGTATCGTTATAAAGCACAGTATTCTCTGGATTGCGAGAATGGCATTGAAAATGCGATTCTGATGAAGCCCCAGACACCGGAGATGCTTCTGGAGGAAAAACAGTTTCAGGAGCAGGTCTATGCCGCTGTGATGAAGCTGCCGGAGAAACAGGCAAAGCGAAGTTATGCCCGATACTATCTGGGAATGACGGTAAATGAAATTGCCGAAGTAGAAGGTGTAGACCCAAGCCGTGTCCGAGACAGTATCCGCCGTGGATTAAAGCAGCTTGTAAAATATTTTTGA
- a CDS encoding ABC transporter permease: protein MWGETKRMLFNKNFLAAWLIACISIAIGQTYPSLKKALACGTFISILEGSLKSQAVSFAIPVAAVLPWSDSILQEYKSGFLKEILPRTTRRQYVEGKVFSIMMSGFMVWTLAILTVLFINFIVFYPLEIQGAIQKEALLDLLMKAFRTGLIGSIISTFGGSCGILWDSAYMVYGIPFVSFYFGIILHDRYFKNQIWFYPVEWILADKNWGSDKIGLWLFLLLFLLVMLGILGGVLYGRLEEI from the coding sequence GTGTGGGGTGAAACAAAACGTATGTTATTTAATAAGAATTTTCTGGCAGCATGGCTGATAGCCTGCATCTCCATCGCCATTGGCCAGACTTATCCCAGCTTAAAAAAAGCACTGGCATGTGGTACTTTTATCAGTATACTGGAAGGTTCCTTAAAAAGTCAGGCAGTATCTTTTGCCATTCCGGTAGCGGCCGTATTGCCATGGAGTGATTCCATTCTGCAAGAATATAAAAGTGGATTTTTAAAGGAGATACTTCCCAGAACGACCCGCAGACAGTATGTCGAAGGTAAAGTCTTTTCTATTATGATGTCTGGTTTTATGGTCTGGACATTAGCTATACTAACGGTACTTTTTATCAATTTTATTGTGTTCTATCCGCTGGAGATACAGGGTGCTATTCAGAAAGAAGCACTTCTGGACTTGCTCATGAAGGCATTCCGGACAGGACTTATCGGAAGTATCATAAGTACTTTCGGTGGAAGCTGCGGGATTTTATGGGATTCTGCTTACATGGTATATGGAATCCCTTTTGTAAGCTTCTATTTCGGAATTATTCTTCATGACCGCTATTTTAAAAATCAGATATGGTTTTATCCAGTAGAATGGATACTGGCTGATAAAAATTGGGGATCGGACAAAATAGGACTTTGGCTATTTCTACTGTTGTTTTTATTAGTAATGCTGGGAATTCTGGGAGGTGTTTTATATGGAAGATTGGAAGAAATCTGA
- a CDS encoding DUF6034 family protein, with protein sequence MRKNIKKFAGIVLCIGMFTGCAQTPDSSLVKPKGSKAVDAYTEADDVSGSKGEASESKNDDGSESKTTIRNLIDAPQNYKSHVEDDSAKLVVNTDASVEIPEVEKISAISVTAAEVTQELLDRITNAFFSEAKLYTMDSYYVKTKDEIKKTLDELKEDVANGNLDPYNYGTDDDGNYVYDIYEDIETWEQEYETAPEKKTLTEAKPVAGNPFDCIAQMPDDSQYYYKISSTGSDTLSVKIKKAANKGGEKIPEDAMWCDYGYSEEEEKPTEESIGLSLNEAKKLVKEKVEKMGITDLQFSNWNYAVCKSFEGDNSSGDFGNGYRIDYARTINGVPVTQTLADGGALEDMDSTMETWSYESLCFYVDKDGIESMTYSNPYTIGNIKTENLNLLSFSEIMKIYEKMMVVTNADNMQYENSRVYNIDRIVLGYARIYEPSTDAHTGILIPVWDFFGSMTSESEYNGETESNTSKDPNESFLTINAVDGSIIDRNLGY encoded by the coding sequence ATGAGAAAAAACATAAAAAAGTTTGCAGGAATAGTGCTTTGTATTGGAATGTTTACAGGATGCGCACAGACCCCGGATTCTTCTTTGGTAAAGCCGAAGGGGAGCAAGGCTGTAGATGCTTATACGGAAGCGGATGATGTTAGCGGTTCTAAAGGAGAAGCATCTGAAAGCAAGAACGATGACGGTTCAGAGTCAAAGACAACCATCAGGAATCTCATTGATGCTCCTCAAAATTATAAAAGCCATGTGGAAGATGACAGTGCCAAGCTCGTGGTAAATACAGATGCAAGCGTAGAAATTCCGGAAGTGGAAAAGATATCTGCTATTTCTGTCACTGCGGCAGAAGTTACCCAGGAGCTTCTAGACCGTATTACAAACGCATTCTTCTCAGAGGCAAAACTTTATACCATGGATAGTTATTATGTGAAGACAAAGGATGAAATTAAAAAAACTCTGGATGAACTAAAAGAAGACGTTGCTAACGGAAACCTGGATCCGTATAACTATGGAACAGACGATGATGGGAATTATGTCTATGATATCTATGAAGATATTGAGACATGGGAACAGGAATACGAAACTGCTCCGGAAAAGAAAACCCTGACAGAGGCAAAACCTGTTGCCGGAAATCCTTTCGATTGTATTGCACAAATGCCAGACGATTCACAATACTACTATAAAATATCTTCCACTGGCTCCGATACCTTGTCAGTCAAGATCAAGAAAGCAGCAAACAAGGGCGGGGAAAAAATACCGGAGGATGCAATGTGGTGTGATTACGGATATTCTGAAGAGGAAGAAAAACCTACAGAAGAATCTATCGGGCTGTCCCTGAATGAAGCAAAAAAACTTGTAAAGGAAAAAGTTGAAAAAATGGGCATCACAGATTTACAGTTTTCTAACTGGAATTACGCGGTGTGCAAAAGTTTTGAAGGCGATAATAGTTCAGGTGATTTTGGAAATGGATATAGAATTGATTATGCGCGTACCATAAATGGTGTGCCGGTCACTCAGACACTTGCAGACGGTGGGGCATTGGAAGATATGGACAGCACAATGGAAACATGGTCTTATGAAAGTCTCTGTTTCTATGTCGATAAAGATGGCATAGAAAGCATGACTTATTCAAATCCCTACACAATTGGTAACATAAAGACAGAGAACTTAAATCTTCTTTCATTCAGCGAGATTATGAAAATTTATGAAAAAATGATGGTGGTAACAAACGCTGATAATATGCAATATGAAAATTCCAGGGTCTATAATATTGATCGGATCGTTCTTGGCTATGCCAGAATATATGAGCCGTCTACTGACGCACACACAGGTATTTTGATCCCCGTCTGGGATTTTTTCGGCAGCATGACTTCAGAAAGTGAATATAACGGAGAAACAGAATCAAATACCAGTAAAGATCCGAATGAAAGTTTCCTTACCATTAATGCCGTGGATGGCAGTATCATAGATCGGAATCTGGGTTACTGA
- a CDS encoding sensor histidine kinase, producing MKLLIKIFSQTTCIILLVSSGIFLYTTYCWKNQSIQNINSYESSIFRTNILQFENKTSLSDNQKQNADNEMRPQIVTYAFRQVFHDSAVLYLDGKMTYNGTVYEFDVKKLRELCASKANMVDHGSNSDGHDPMISQINGRTLLLFYYGNVNMGYQIVTYKDITDVIEKSHLLFFQTGGFTLSLIVVMGIILYLSLRKITAPLTSLREATLLVSEGIYDFKVPSEGNTELAQVGATFNFMTGKIKEQIESLSNINRTQKQLIGSLAHELKTPMTAIIGYADTLLTVRLTPERQEKALIYIENECRRLSRLSMKMLELTGLYEASEDSFNPAEIQVDNFLKEVKELIDCRLQEKNISLDVFCEPKELVKKFDQDLMISVVTNLIDNAVKASRKESKIVLEATPDHLMVQDFGKGIPKEDLEMVTEPFYMVDKSRSRAKGSVGLGLSLCQKIIELHDFQLKIESNPGKGTTVSVFW from the coding sequence ATGAAACTCTTAATAAAAATCTTTTCTCAGACTACATGTATCATTTTGTTGGTATCGTCAGGGATCTTTCTCTATACCACTTATTGTTGGAAAAATCAGAGTATACAGAATATCAACAGTTATGAAAGCAGTATATTCAGAACAAATATCTTACAGTTTGAAAATAAAACAAGCCTTTCTGACAATCAGAAACAGAATGCCGACAACGAAATGCGCCCCCAAATAGTTACTTATGCTTTTCGGCAGGTTTTTCATGACAGCGCGGTTTTATATCTTGATGGAAAAATGACCTATAATGGAACTGTTTATGAATTCGATGTAAAAAAGTTAAGAGAATTATGTGCAAGTAAGGCAAACATGGTGGATCATGGCAGCAACAGTGATGGTCATGACCCTATGATCAGTCAGATAAATGGAAGGACACTTTTGTTATTTTACTATGGCAATGTAAATATGGGATATCAGATTGTTACTTATAAAGATATAACAGATGTAATAGAAAAAAGTCATCTGCTGTTTTTTCAGACGGGTGGATTTACTTTATCTTTGATCGTGGTAATGGGAATTATCCTTTATTTGAGCCTTCGAAAAATCACAGCACCGCTTACAAGCCTAAGAGAAGCTACGCTTCTTGTTTCTGAAGGTATTTATGATTTTAAAGTACCGTCAGAGGGAAATACAGAACTTGCGCAGGTAGGTGCAACCTTTAATTTTATGACAGGTAAAATAAAAGAACAAATTGAAAGTCTTTCTAACATAAACCGGACACAAAAACAGCTTATTGGAAGTCTGGCTCATGAGCTGAAGACCCCAATGACTGCAATCATAGGCTATGCAGATACATTGCTTACTGTGCGCCTAACTCCGGAAAGGCAGGAGAAGGCTCTGATTTATATTGAAAATGAATGTCGCAGGCTTTCAAGACTTTCTATGAAAATGCTGGAATTAACCGGACTCTACGAAGCTTCGGAAGACTCATTCAATCCAGCTGAAATACAGGTGGATAACTTCCTGAAAGAAGTAAAAGAACTCATTGATTGCAGGCTTCAAGAAAAAAACATCTCTCTTGATGTATTTTGTGAACCAAAAGAATTGGTAAAGAAGTTTGATCAGGACTTAATGATAAGTGTAGTGACAAATCTAATTGATAATGCAGTCAAAGCTTCCAGGAAAGAATCTAAAATTGTGCTTGAGGCAACCCCAGACCATCTGATGGTTCAGGATTTTGGAAAGGGAATACCGAAAGAGGATCTGGAAATGGTGACGGAACCATTTTATATGGTAGACAAATCTCGTTCCAGGGCAAAAGGAAGTGTAGGGCTCGGTCTTTCTTTATGTCAGAAAATTATAGAACTGCACGATTTCCAACTGAAGATTGAAAGCAATCCGGGAAAAGGAACTACCGTCTCTGTTTTCTGGTAA
- a CDS encoding response regulator transcription factor, which produces MKARILVIEDEMSINDLLCMNLEIAGYETVGYLDGNEAYEAIIQDHAFQCALVDIMLPGRDGYSLLPKLKQYEIPVIFLTAKGDIASKIKGLKDGAEDYIVKPFEMLEVMVRLEKVLERNGTVQEQIQIGDVIIDTASRTVTKMGMEIYLKPMEYNCLMVFAKNPNKALTRNQILQELWNEEFCGETRTVDAHVGRIRKKLGWQDKIKTIPRIGYRLEVDL; this is translated from the coding sequence ATGAAGGCAAGAATTCTTGTGATAGAAGACGAAATGTCAATCAATGACCTGCTATGTATGAATTTGGAGATTGCAGGGTATGAAACAGTAGGATATCTGGATGGAAATGAGGCATATGAAGCAATTATTCAAGATCATGCGTTTCAGTGTGCACTTGTAGATATCATGCTTCCCGGAAGAGACGGCTATAGCCTGTTACCGAAACTGAAGCAGTATGAAATCCCCGTAATATTTCTTACCGCAAAGGGAGATATCGCGAGCAAGATAAAGGGATTAAAAGACGGTGCGGAAGATTATATTGTAAAACCATTTGAAATGCTGGAAGTGATGGTCCGTCTTGAAAAAGTACTGGAACGTAATGGCACTGTACAAGAACAGATTCAAATTGGTGATGTCATCATTGATACTGCAAGTCGCACTGTTACAAAAATGGGCATGGAAATCTATTTAAAGCCAATGGAATATAACTGCCTCATGGTGTTCGCCAAAAATCCGAATAAAGCACTGACCAGGAATCAGATTCTGCAGGAACTGTGGAATGAAGAGTTCTGCGGAGAAACAAGAACTGTGGATGCACATGTGGGTCGTATCAGGAAAAAGCTTGGCTGGCAGGATAAGATTAAAACAATTCCCAGAATCGGTTACAGACTTGAGGTGGATTTATGA
- a CDS encoding L,D-transpeptidase family protein, protein MYAGISYYYSYHFFYGTTINGIDSSNKTAYEVEQEIAGKKDNYTIQVRARMQDPQAITGKDIDYKYVSSGAVLQLLKTQKSWEWIGSLFETKNYMVQEETFFSREKLEEQVNSLNCAKKENQTAPENAYVSFVNSEFTIVPETEGNELNTREAYQMICRAIDNDAAEVDLESDPKAYKKADVTKESSELQNMVNTYKNLTKANITYTFGDETVTLDGNTIKNWLQFDEKGQLLQNDEAFRQHVVDYVAQLAADHDTVGTERQFQTTSGRTVYVYGSAYGWKIDQDKEVAQLMQEIQSGTQTTREPVYSMRANAHGINDLGDTYIEVDLTEQYMWYYQNGNIIFQSEIVSGLPSDPDRKTPPGIFTLNSKSSPSVLRGEMTANGTYSYEQPVTYWMPFNGGIGFHDADWQPYFGGDRYLTGGSHGCINLPPENAGQLYSLIQYDVPIICFY, encoded by the coding sequence ATGTATGCAGGTATATCTTATTATTACTCATATCACTTCTTTTATGGGACGACCATCAATGGGATTGACAGTTCAAATAAGACAGCATATGAGGTTGAGCAGGAGATTGCTGGGAAAAAGGATAACTATACTATTCAGGTAAGGGCAAGAATGCAGGACCCGCAGGCCATTACAGGAAAAGACATTGATTATAAATACGTATCCAGCGGTGCGGTTCTCCAGCTGCTGAAAACTCAGAAATCATGGGAATGGATCGGCAGTCTTTTTGAAACAAAAAACTATATGGTTCAAGAAGAGACTTTTTTCAGCCGGGAGAAACTGGAAGAACAGGTAAATTCATTAAATTGTGCGAAAAAAGAGAATCAGACAGCACCGGAAAATGCGTATGTAAGTTTTGTTAACTCAGAATTCACTATTGTGCCAGAAACGGAAGGCAACGAATTAAATACCAGGGAAGCTTATCAGATGATATGCAGGGCAATCGATAACGATGCGGCAGAGGTAGATCTGGAAAGTGATCCAAAGGCTTATAAGAAAGCAGATGTGACGAAAGAAAGTTCAGAGCTTCAGAATATGGTAAATACATATAAGAACCTGACAAAAGCAAATATCACATATACATTTGGAGACGAAACGGTAACACTCGATGGGAATACCATCAAAAACTGGCTGCAGTTTGACGAGAAAGGGCAGCTGCTCCAGAATGATGAAGCCTTCCGGCAGCACGTAGTGGATTATGTGGCACAGCTTGCAGCAGATCATGATACAGTTGGCACTGAAAGACAATTTCAGACCACGAGCGGAAGGACTGTGTATGTATATGGTTCTGCCTATGGGTGGAAGATTGATCAGGACAAGGAAGTAGCACAGCTCATGCAGGAAATTCAGTCAGGAACCCAGACAACCAGGGAACCGGTATATTCTATGAGGGCAAATGCACACGGAATCAATGATCTCGGAGATACATATATAGAGGTTGATCTTACAGAACAGTATATGTGGTATTATCAGAATGGAAATATTATTTTCCAATCAGAAATCGTATCCGGACTGCCAAGCGATCCGGATAGAAAAACACCCCCTGGAATATTCACACTGAATTCAAAGAGCAGTCCGTCCGTGCTGCGAGGTGAAATGACAGCAAATGGAACCTATTCTTACGAACAGCCGGTAACATACTGGATGCCATTCAATGGAGGAATTGGCTTTCATGATGCAGACTGGCAGCCGTATTTTGGTGGTGACAGATATCTTACAGGTGGTTCTCATGGATGCATCAATCTTCCACCAGAAAATGCCGGACAGCTTTATAGTCTTATTCAGTATGATGTCCCGATAATTTGTTTTTACTAA
- a CDS encoding DUF4179 domain-containing protein, which produces MMTLNNNEKDFQEKLQKDTEMPAIVHERINQAYRLIENNAVLQKKAPKDPYHWMKIGGRVAGGMAAVLAVGFIFCATNPVMAKNIPVVGGLFEILQDNVSFFGDFSDYATTLESVDGTTADGSEADGDKTGNATSENAYIKTADGLTITCSEVYANSQAVYITMQFKSDKPFPETSTRAESGTPVIDLDMTGGVDFDSEASPVIDGQVEGQFLDDNTYACIFRYDLAQAAKDYTEYNEKYNEMTQQVMDEMGITQADLDDQTDEGYALLEEFIDKVSERGGAYQKYIKDIEIPDTFNLHLDITKVRGLEADYEWSEADDENYGRDAGYYKYEGDWSFDIPVTVDDSRTEVLELNDTNDAGIGLKSVIRSPYELTVNELYKEGSNSDCFMVALDANGNTLPYNESTGNCNNFAIQDRDISTVDIYFLDYIQYMDELKGQQNFDNPTKEDGQKWKKLLEENAKYHKTLHFDSDNAKN; this is translated from the coding sequence ATGATGACTTTAAATAATAATGAGAAAGACTTTCAGGAAAAACTTCAAAAGGATACAGAAATGCCGGCAATCGTGCATGAACGTATCAATCAGGCATATCGATTGATTGAAAATAATGCTGTGTTACAGAAAAAAGCACCAAAGGATCCATATCACTGGATGAAAATTGGAGGCAGGGTAGCAGGAGGTATGGCAGCGGTACTGGCAGTCGGATTTATATTCTGTGCAACCAATCCAGTAATGGCAAAGAATATTCCGGTTGTAGGAGGGCTTTTTGAAATCTTGCAGGATAATGTAAGTTTCTTTGGTGATTTTTCGGATTATGCAACAACCTTGGAATCCGTTGATGGAACAACGGCAGATGGCAGTGAAGCAGATGGGGACAAGACAGGTAATGCCACTAGTGAGAATGCTTACATTAAAACAGCAGATGGGCTGACAATTACATGTTCTGAGGTATATGCCAACAGCCAGGCAGTCTATATAACTATGCAGTTTAAGAGTGATAAGCCATTTCCAGAAACGTCAACCAGGGCGGAAAGTGGAACACCGGTCATTGATCTGGATATGACTGGCGGTGTGGACTTTGATTCAGAAGCTAGTCCGGTGATCGACGGTCAGGTGGAAGGACAGTTTCTGGATGACAACACCTATGCATGCATTTTCCGTTATGATCTTGCTCAGGCGGCAAAAGACTATACGGAATATAATGAGAAATACAATGAAATGACACAGCAGGTAATGGATGAGATGGGAATAACTCAGGCGGACTTAGATGATCAGACGGATGAAGGTTATGCACTGCTGGAAGAGTTTATCGATAAAGTATCTGAGCGTGGTGGAGCATATCAGAAATATATTAAAGATATTGAGATTCCGGATACTTTTAATCTGCATCTGGATATCACGAAGGTAAGAGGGCTGGAAGCAGACTATGAGTGGTCAGAAGCGGATGATGAAAACTATGGAAGGGATGCCGGCTACTACAAATATGAAGGTGACTGGAGTTTCGATATCCCGGTTACAGTAGATGATTCCCGGACAGAAGTATTGGAACTGAATGATACAAACGATGCTGGTATCGGACTCAAATCCGTAATTCGTTCTCCGTATGAACTGACGGTAAATGAACTTTATAAGGAAGGATCCAACAGTGACTGCTTCATGGTAGCTCTTGATGCCAACGGAAACACACTTCCATATAATGAGTCTACTGGAAACTGTAATAACTTCGCAATTCAGGACAGGGATATTTCGACAGTAGATATTTATTTCCTGGATTATATCCAGTATATGGATGAACTGAAGGGGCAGCAGAATTTTGATAATCCTACGAAAGAAGACGGACAGAAATGGAAAAAACTTCTGGAGGAAAATGCGAAATATCATAAGACATTACATTTTGACAGTGACAATGCAAAAAACTAA
- a CDS encoding RNA polymerase sigma factor gives MNEVLIRKAKKGDKDAFCRLMDENVQSMYKIAAAYLKNDEDVADAIQDTILSCYENLKSLKQNRYFKTWMIRILINKCKDMIQKKKLVTYTDQMPETPFHEEEYAAMEWAQVLETLDSKYRLVVLLYYMEGFSVREISDALDMKESTVKSRLHRGRKQIAEMYGYEVKEGRV, from the coding sequence ATGAATGAGGTTTTGATACGAAAAGCGAAGAAAGGCGACAAAGATGCTTTCTGCCGACTTATGGATGAGAATGTACAGAGTATGTATAAGATTGCGGCAGCATATCTGAAAAATGATGAAGATGTTGCGGATGCAATACAGGATACGATTCTTTCCTGTTATGAAAATCTGAAAAGTCTGAAACAGAACAGATATTTTAAAACTTGGATGATTCGAATCTTGATCAACAAGTGTAAGGACATGATACAGAAGAAAAAGCTGGTTACTTATACGGATCAGATGCCGGAAACACCTTTTCACGAAGAAGAATATGCGGCAATGGAATGGGCACAAGTATTAGAAACATTGGATAGCAAATATCGTTTGGTTGTTCTTTTGTACTATATGGAAGGATTTAGTGTCCGGGAGATCAGTGACGCTCTGGATATGAAGGAAAGCACTGTGAAATCTCGTCTTCATCGTGGTAGAAAACAGATTGCAGAGATGTATGGATATGAGGTTAAGGAGGGACGTGTTTAA